TACAGTTGTTGCTTCAGCTAATGGAGCTAGGTCTAAATCACCAGCTTCAGTGTTCGCAACGTCTAAAGTAACAAAACGGTTAAACTCAGATGAAAGGTTGAACTTTTTTTGTTGACCTTCAATTGCCTTATTCATTTTTTTGCCGTTTGGATAAGCTACTAGTGCTTTACCTTCGTTTACTTCACATACTTTTGCATCTAGAACTCTTAAAAGAGTAACAGGTTTTGCAGGAACAGTGATAGTACGGCTCATACCGATTTTTTCAACAATATATTCCACTTGTTACTCCTTATTTATCCATAGAGCGAACTTCTACGTCCACTTCCGGTGCTAAGTCTAGTTTCATTAATGAATCAACAGTCTCTGGCGTTGCAGATACGATATCGATCATTCTAGCATGCATACGAATTTCAAATTGCTCACGAGATTTTTTGTTAACGTGAACAGATTTTAAAACTGTATATTTACGAATTTTTGTTGGTAAAGGTATTGGACCACGGATAACCGCACCAGTACGCTTAACAGCCTCAACGATTGAAGCTACAGATCTATCAAGTACACGATGATCGTAAGCTTTCAATTTCAAACGAATTTTTTCCATATTATTTCCTTATAAAGAACTCGTCAGCCCTGTGTCTGACCATTTAAGGGAGCGAAATTATACTCAAATACATTATATTATTCAAGGATTTTGGGTGCAAAAATTAAAAAATATACAAATTTATTTCCTTTTAATAAGGAAATGGTAAAATTTTATCATCAAAATTTTGGATAATTTATGGAAATTTTACTCGAAGAGTTTTATAAAACCGACTTACATATTGATAAATATCATGATAGAAAAGTGTTTATTGATGAGAAATCGTACCAGATTAACGGTATAACAAAAAGTGGAAAAACACAACTTGTTAAATCTTATCTGCTTGCACACAAAAAAAATAGCTACCTATATATAGACTGTAACGATATTAGAATTGAGTTTGATGAGCTGAATAAAATTCTCAATAAATTTTGCCAAGAGAATAGAATTGATATCTTGGTTCTTGACAATTATAAAGAGAGTATCAAGTTTCCAAATGTATCTCAACTATTGATCACATCTGAGCATAAATATAACATTCCCGAAATAGATCAGATTGATCTTTATCCACTTGATTATGAAGAGTTTTTAGCATATGAACATAAATACGATTCTTCTGCACTGAACCATTTCTTTCAGCTCGGCGGTCTTCCTGTTATGCATAAACTATATATAGATGAAAGAAATACTTATTTACAACAGGTTTTTCAAATCGCTTTGGATGATGTAGAGTTTGATATTTTAACAATGTGTGCAAAATTCAACTCTCAGAAACTCTCAGCATTTATGATCTATGAAAGACTCAAAACAAAAAGAAAAATCTCCAAAGACAAGCTTTATAAATCTTTTGAAGCTCTTCTTGAAAAAAAATATATTCATCTGGTAGAGAAGTATAACCACACAAAAGCGACGAAAAAGATCTATCTATGTGATACCTCTTTAAAATCGGCTTTATCTATAGAAAAAAACTTCGGCCGTTTATTCGAAAATATGGTTTACTTGGAACTACTGAAAAAATCGAGAGATGCCTATTATGAAGACGAAATAGATTTCTATCTACCGAATAAAGATGAAATCATCCTTTGCAAACCTTTCACAGATGAGAGAAGACTCTTTAAAAAACTAGAGAGTATAGAAGCATTTTTATTTACACATTCTATTCAAAAAATAACTGTTATTACTATGAATAAGGAGGGTTCAGTCTCCCATCCCTTGGCATCTGTAAATATTATACCGTTTGACATATGGGCATTGGGGGACTAAGAGAAATTATTTCTCTAATAGATGTTTTAAACTTTGTTTTATAGTTGGATATTGAAAAGCGAAACCGTTTTCCAACAACGCTTTTGGATAGATCTCTTTTGAACCTGTTAGTACACCTGCTGCATCTGCATAGATCATTTTTAATATAAATTCAGGCAGAGGAAATAATGTAGGTCTGTTTAGTACTGCTCCCAATGTTTTTGTAAACTCATAGTTTGAAACAGGGTGTGGAGCAACAACGTTAAACACACCGGTAAGCTCTTTTTGTACTAAATGTTGATAAACGCGTACAAGGTCCTGTATATCGACCCAGCTCATCATCATCTTCCCATTGCCTATTACGCCTCCAACACCAAATTGGAAAGGTCGTAGCATCTGTTTTAACGCACCCCCTTCGTTTCCCAGTACAACTCCAAAACGTGTTATTGCTGTCGGCTTGCTGCATTGTAAAGCAACATCTTCCCATTTTCGTGTGAGTTCTCCTAAAAAATCATCTGCATATGTATCAAACCTTTCATCATATACTCCGTTGTCTGGATATGCACCGATTGCAGATGTAGATATAAAATGTTTAACATCACTTCGATTTATAGCTTCGACGAGTGTTTTTGTCGTTTCAACACGAGAATCTATTAGAACTTTTTTATAATCCGGTGTCCAACGTTTTATAATAGGAGCACCTGCTAAATTAATAACAACTGATACATCTTCTAATTTGTCTAAGATCTCTGTAACAGTTTCATCTCTATGGATATGTATATTGTCGGGAAAAGCTTTTTGCAGATGTGTTCCTACGAAACCGCTTGCTCCGGTGATTGCTACTTTCATCATACCCCTCCTCTTATAAACCTTTAGATCATTATGATACAAAAAAGATATAATACATCTTTGTAAAAAGGATTAATTGTATTATGTTATGTGGAATAGATGAAGCAGGTCGCGGGTGTATTGCCGGCGACTTGGTTGTAGCCGGTTGCATTTTTTTAGAGAACACTCCAAATATCTCCGGATTAAACGATTCAAAAAAAATTACAGAGAAGAAAAGATATCAGCTTTACGACAGCGTTACAGCATCTACCCAATACCATATTGTTACAAAATCCCCCCAAGAGATAGATGAAAAAGGGATCTCTGTATGTATGCGCGAAGCCCTGGAAGAGATCAAATCACAGCTGAATGCAAAAGAGTATCTTTTTGACGGTAATACTACTTTTGGTGTTAAAGATTTAAAAACTATGGTCAAAGCAGATGGAAAAGTTCCAGAAGTTAGTGCGGCATCTATCCTTGCAAAAGTAACACATGATCGTAATATAGTAGCCGAAGCTCAAAACTATCCTGAATACGGTTTTGAAAAACATAAAGGGTACGGCACGGCACCTCATATAGCGTCTATACAGAAACATGGCTACTCACCTATTCATAGACAAAGTTATAAAATTAAAGCTTTACAACCCTCTCTCTTTGATTCTTTATAAAATTATCACATAAATTGTTTTTTTTAATAAAATTTTAATTTTTAGCCAAATAATAAGCTTTCTTTAATATTCAGACATTTAAAATATAGGTTTGTCAAAAAAACATTTAATAACCTAAGGAGTTATTTATGGATGAGTATATTTTACGAGAAGGTGACTTTTTAGTATCTCAAACAGATGAACGTGGAACCATTTTATTTGCCAATGACGACTTTTGTAAAATTGCCGGTTATACTTTAGAAGAACTAATTGGAAAGCCTCATAATATTGTTCGGCATGAGGATATGCCAAAGTCTGCTTTCGAAGATCTATGGAATACCGTAACGCAAGATCTAGTCTGGCATGGATACGTTAAAAACAAAACAAAAAACGGTGGTTTTTACTGGGTGTATGCCACAGTTTATCCTTTATATGACGAAGAGCGACAAATAAAAACATATCTGTCTTGTAGAAGAAAACCCTCTGAAGCTGAAATCACTGAAGCCCAAGCGCTTTATACAACGATGTATTAAGAGGTAATATATGAACAATCCTTACAAAAAAAATATTCTCCTTGTTTCATTATTTATCCTCCTTATAGCTTCATTTTATATTGTAGATTCCACACTTGTATATACCATTATGACAATAATCATAGGTATCATTATTCTTGCAGTGGAAAATAAACATTCTCGTCTAATGACTGATGATACACATCAAAAACACTTGGAACTCACAGAAATGTTGGAATTTAAAAGAAATCAAGTACACAGTCATTCAGATCCTCAACATAAAATGCATGAAAGTTTCAATCAGCTTGTGGAATGTTGTCAGAACATGGCTTCAACTGATACAAAAGTAGCCGGTGAAATGGTTCTTATAGCAGATAAAGTAGCTAAAGGACATTACTCTTGCAGAATTGTGGCCGATAGTAAAACACCATATGTTCACGTCCTAAGAAATAGTTTAAATAAAATGCTTGATGTTGCTGAAGAGAATATCGATCAGGCTATTGACACCCTCAAAAAGTTTTCAAATGGAGATTTTCAAGCTCGCAGTACGGTAGAAGTTGAAGCGAAGATGGCAGATCTTTTAAATAATATCAATTATTTAGGTGAAGCTCTTGAAGCCATGAAAGATGACAATGACTGTTCTCATAAACAGATCACTGATGATTCGGAAAAATTAAATAACACTATAGAAGAGATCACAAACACAACCATTGTCGACTTTAAAGCTATGATCACAGATATTGTTGAGAGAATACATCATATCTCTATGCAAGAAAATGAGATGGTAGACAACCTGCAAACTTTGGTAGATAATGCAAATGAAACAAAAGCCATACTTGATACTATTGGAGATATTGCAGAACAAACGAATCTCTTGGCTCTCAATGCAGCTATAGAAGCAGCTCGAGCAGGTGATCACGGACGCGGTTTTGCCGTTGTAGCCGACGAAGTAAGAAAACTAGCAGAACGTACACAAAAAAGTCTTGCCGAGACTTCTGCAACGACAAACGTACTAATACAATCTATAATGGAAAATTCAGAGTATCTCAATAAAAATGCACAAATTGTAAATGAAATTTCTGAAGATGTAGGAAACGTAAGTGCTAAAATGGATGAGATTATCGATGTTCTTAATAATCTGACTAAATAATTTTGGCTGCTTCTTTATAGAACTTGTTTAGTCCTCTTTGAGCTTTTTGATCAAGCTCATAAGAGATGAGTTGAAGATATTCAAGAACGTCATTCTTTTCAATACCCACACGTTTTGCAGCTTTTTCCAATAGATACTGGGGAATTCTCACAGGTCTCTTCCCGAAAAGTTTTTCAATCTTTTTATAAACCTTTATATCTTTATGAAGTGCCAAAACCGCAAATACAAAAGGTAATTTATAACGCTCATTCCAAACTTTTGCCAAATCAATATAATTGTCATTTGCCAATGCATAACGCAGTGCTTTGTCCCCAATCAAGACTTCACCGCTTAAGCCTAAAACATTAACCAATACGTTTGAAGTAGCAGATTCTTTATCTTTTTTAGCCTCTGTATCGGGAATAACCAAAACACTTTTGACATCTTTTCTTGCAATGATCCCTAATTTTACATTTTTATATCTTTTAGCTTCTATGCTTGATATAAAAGCAGCATCAACACGTCTGTATTTAAATTCTACATTGATCTTTGCAGGGACACTTTTTTTATACTCCATGCTCATTTTGATCTGAGAAGAAGGTGCAAAACGTTTCATAAAGATGTGAAACGGCAAAAGATTTAAGTATTCGATCTTTCCAAAAAGCAATTTAGCTCCAAAACTAATTTATGAAATTATACATCACTTAACTTATCTTAGATATAATTTCAGGAAAAAATATGGTTATGAAAACTTTGCATGAGGTCAAATCATCCCTTCAATCTGTGCCTCATCCAAAGCTTTCAAAATCATCTGTAAAGAAGGGTCAGACAGATATGGTTAAAGTAGAATTTTTAGGACCGATACAAAAAGATGCTATGGAGTTAGAGATCACAAATCTTTCAGAATTAGCAAATATTTTACAACAAGACGAAGAACTTAAAGAGTGGTTAACTAACTCTGCAGTAGCTGTGAATGATGCATTGGTATCTTCATTAGATTATCCATTAAAAGACGGTGACAAAGTATCTCTTTTACCACCTGTATGTGGAGGTTGATTTGTTAGAATTACATAACGGCGCTTTAGATGTTGCTGAGATCTTGAAAAGATGGTATGAAGAGGAAGCTACAAGTAATTATGGAGCATATATCCCTTTTGTTGGAACTGTAAGAGACGAGAGTGGAATCGACGGTCTTAGTTTTGATGTATATGAACCTATTTTAGAATCTTGGTACAAAGCTTGGGAAGACAAAGCGGCACGCAAAGGTGCAATCATAAAAATGGCACACTCACGCGGAGATGTAATGCTGCACGAATCTTCTTATATAGCTGCCGTATTTTCACCTAAACGTCGTGTAGCTCTGGAATTTATCGATGAGTTTGTAGAAGATTTTAAAGCATCGGCTCCTATCTGGAAATATGATCTTCTTGATGGTAAAAGAGTCTATGCAAAAGACAGATCAACTGCAATCAGCGGTAGCGGATTATTAGCATAAAAGGAAAAAGCTTGAACTTATTATCTTATGAAACAAGTCAAAACATGCTTGAACTACTTCAAGTCAACTCTTCTAAATTTGAAAGAGTTCCTTTAAGTGATGCCCTAGATCGTATCCTTGCTGAAGATATTGTTGCGAAATACAACGATCCACAATTTCCTACAGCTTCAATGGACGGGTACGCAGTAAAACATGCTGATCTTGCAAAAGGTGAATTAGTAGTTTTAGGTGACAATCCTGCCGGAAATGATGAGCAGAGAGTAGTTGAAGAGGGTGAATGTATTAAAACATTTACAGGTTCTAAAATGCCTGAGGGTGCCGACACTCTTATCCAGATCGAAAACGTAACCTTCAAAGATGGAAAAATTACAATCAATGAGACTGTGAAAGAAGGTTCTTCTGTTCGCCCTGTCGGAGAAAGCTACCAAGCAGGTGATGTCCTTATTAAAAAAGGTACAAAAGTCGGTTTTGCGGAGGTTGGTGTGCTTGCAGGACTCAACCAGGTAATGGTAAAAGTAGCACTTCGCCCTAAAGTAGCCGTAGTCGCAACGGGAAGTGAAATTATAGATCTCGGTGAGCACTCTGACAATCCTGCACAAATTAGAAGTTCAAATAACTATACTCTTGAAGCACTTTTCAAACAAGCAGGAGCTGAAGTTATTCAGATCGGAACTGCACCTGATGACAAAGAGAAACTGATGCAGACGTTTGAATCTGCTATCAACTCTGCAGATATTGTTGTAAGTACAGGCGGGGTAAGTGTGGGTGACTACGACTTTGTAAAAGATATAGTCCCTCGCCTTGGTGCTTCTGTCGTATTTAAAGGTGTAGCTATCAAGCCTGGGCGCCATGTGATGGTAGCACAACGTGATGAAAAATTTGTCTTGGCACTTCCAGGTTTTCCATATTCGTCGACAGTAACGGCTATTTTATATGCTCTTCCGCTTATTGCAAAAATGTTAGGGGCACAGAAACCTTACAAAACAGTTGCAGCCAAACTACAGGAAGATTTTAAAAAGCGCAGCCCGTTTACTGAATTTACTACTTGTAATGTCCT
This window of the Sulfurimonas sp. C5 genome carries:
- a CDS encoding TIGR01777 family oxidoreductase, encoding MMKVAITGASGFVGTHLQKAFPDNIHIHRDETVTEILDKLEDVSVVINLAGAPIIKRWTPDYKKVLIDSRVETTKTLVEAINRSDVKHFISTSAIGAYPDNGVYDERFDTYADDFLGELTRKWEDVALQCSKPTAITRFGVVLGNEGGALKQMLRPFQFGVGGVIGNGKMMMSWVDIQDLVRVYQHLVQKELTGVFNVVAPHPVSNYEFTKTLGAVLNRPTLFPLPEFILKMIYADAAGVLTGSKEIYPKALLENGFAFQYPTIKQSLKHLLEK
- a CDS encoding MqnA/MqnD/SBP family protein codes for the protein MLFGKIEYLNLLPFHIFMKRFAPSSQIKMSMEYKKSVPAKINVEFKYRRVDAAFISSIEAKRYKNVKLGIIARKDVKSVLVIPDTEAKKDKESATSNVLVNVLGLSGEVLIGDKALRYALANDNYIDLAKVWNERYKLPFVFAVLALHKDIKVYKKIEKLFGKRPVRIPQYLLEKAAKRVGIEKNDVLEYLQLISYELDQKAQRGLNKFYKEAAKII
- a CDS encoding ribonuclease HII, with the protein product MLCGIDEAGRGCIAGDLVVAGCIFLENTPNISGLNDSKKITEKKRYQLYDSVTASTQYHIVTKSPQEIDEKGISVCMREALEEIKSQLNAKEYLFDGNTTFGVKDLKTMVKADGKVPEVSAASILAKVTHDRNIVAEAQNYPEYGFEKHKGYGTAPHIASIQKHGYSPIHRQSYKIKALQPSLFDSL
- a CDS encoding methyl-accepting chemotaxis protein — translated: MTIIIGIIILAVENKHSRLMTDDTHQKHLELTEMLEFKRNQVHSHSDPQHKMHESFNQLVECCQNMASTDTKVAGEMVLIADKVAKGHYSCRIVADSKTPYVHVLRNSLNKMLDVAEENIDQAIDTLKKFSNGDFQARSTVEVEAKMADLLNNINYLGEALEAMKDDNDCSHKQITDDSEKLNNTIEEITNTTIVDFKAMITDIVERIHHISMQENEMVDNLQTLVDNANETKAILDTIGDIAEQTNLLALNAAIEAARAGDHGRGFAVVADEVRKLAERTQKSLAETSATTNVLIQSIMENSEYLNKNAQIVNEISEDVGNVSAKMDEIIDVLNNLTK
- a CDS encoding ATP-binding protein; translation: MEILLEEFYKTDLHIDKYHDRKVFIDEKSYQINGITKSGKTQLVKSYLLAHKKNSYLYIDCNDIRIEFDELNKILNKFCQENRIDILVLDNYKESIKFPNVSQLLITSEHKYNIPEIDQIDLYPLDYEEFLAYEHKYDSSALNHFFQLGGLPVMHKLYIDERNTYLQQVFQIALDDVEFDILTMCAKFNSQKLSAFMIYERLKTKRKISKDKLYKSFEALLEKKYIHLVEKYNHTKATKKIYLCDTSLKSALSIEKNFGRLFENMVYLELLKKSRDAYYEDEIDFYLPNKDEIILCKPFTDERRLFKKLESIEAFLFTHSIQKITVITMNKEGSVSHPLASVNIIPFDIWALGD
- a CDS encoding MoaD/ThiS family protein codes for the protein MVKVEFLGPIQKDAMELEITNLSELANILQQDEELKEWLTNSAVAVNDALVSSLDYPLKDGDKVSLLPPVCGG
- the rpsJ gene encoding 30S ribosomal protein S10; this translates as MEKIRLKLKAYDHRVLDRSVASIVEAVKRTGAVIRGPIPLPTKIRKYTVLKSVHVNKKSREQFEIRMHARMIDIVSATPETVDSLMKLDLAPEVDVEVRSMDK
- the glp gene encoding gephyrin-like molybdotransferase Glp, with the translated sequence MNLLSYETSQNMLELLQVNSSKFERVPLSDALDRILAEDIVAKYNDPQFPTASMDGYAVKHADLAKGELVVLGDNPAGNDEQRVVEEGECIKTFTGSKMPEGADTLIQIENVTFKDGKITINETVKEGSSVRPVGESYQAGDVLIKKGTKVGFAEVGVLAGLNQVMVKVALRPKVAVVATGSEIIDLGEHSDNPAQIRSSNNYTLEALFKQAGAEVIQIGTAPDDKEKLMQTFESAINSADIVVSTGGVSVGDYDFVKDIVPRLGASVVFKGVAIKPGRHVMVAQRDEKFVLALPGFPYSSTVTAILYALPLIAKMLGAQKPYKTVAAKLQEDFKKRSPFTEFTTCNVLIEDGEYFVNFKDKKMGSSAILTNMLHNSGLMISGEDDKELTAGTFVNVILL
- a CDS encoding PAS domain-containing protein, whose amino-acid sequence is MDEYILREGDFLVSQTDERGTILFANDDFCKIAGYTLEELIGKPHNIVRHEDMPKSAFEDLWNTVTQDLVWHGYVKNKTKNGGFYWVYATVYPLYDEERQIKTYLSCRRKPSEAEITEAQALYTTMY
- a CDS encoding molybdenum cofactor biosynthesis protein MoaE, yielding MLELHNGALDVAEILKRWYEEEATSNYGAYIPFVGTVRDESGIDGLSFDVYEPILESWYKAWEDKAARKGAIIKMAHSRGDVMLHESSYIAAVFSPKRRVALEFIDEFVEDFKASAPIWKYDLLDGKRVYAKDRSTAISGSGLLA